The Gemmatimonadota bacterium genomic interval TCCCGGCGAGGCCCATCCACAGCGTCTTGATGGCGCCGGTCTTGGGCTTCTCGCCCACGTGGGCCACCCAAGCGTAGGAGACCACACCGACGTCGTCGGTGGACGAGGTGCCGTTGAAGGTGCACTGCCAGTAGGCGCCCGACTGGATCTTGCAGCTCGACTTCACGAAGTTGGCGACGGGAGCCTGGTTGGTCGGCGGCGGCGGGGGCGGCGAGCCACCACCGATGTTGCCGACGTAGAGCAGCCGGTTGGCCGAGCCCGTGCCGGGGTTGGTGATCTTCCCGGTGGTGGCATCGGCCTTCATCGCGGCCTCGACCTGCGCCGGCGTGAGGGCCGGGTTGTTGCCGAGGTACAGGGCCGCCGCGCCGGCGACGTGCGGGGACGCCATCGACGTGCCGCTGATCGTGCTCGTGGCGGTCGTGGAGCCGATCCACGCGCTCTTGATGCTGACGCCCGGGGCGAAGATGTCGCCGCAGGTGCCGTAGTTGGAGAACGAGGCGCGCGCGTCGGTGTTGCTGCTGGCCATGGTGCTGATGACGCCGTTCGTCACGCCACGGCGGGCCGGCGAGGCGGTGCAGGCGTCGCTGTTGTCGTTACCGGCGGCAATGGCGAAGGTGACGCCGGCCGCGGCGAGCGCGTCGGTCGCGTTATCGGCGGAGGTGTTGATGCTCCCACCGAGCGAGGCATTGGCGACCGCCGGCAGCTTCTTGTTGGCGATGACCCAGTTGATGGCCGAGACGTACCACGACCAGGAGCCCGAGCCGCTGGAGTTGAGGACGCGCACCGGGTGCAGCGTGACGGACTTGGCGAGGCCGTAGGTGGTGCCGCCAATGGTGCCGGCGACGTGCGTGCCGTGGCCGTTGCCGTCGTTCGTGGTGCCGCTGCCGGTGAAGTCGGCGCCATTGCCGATGCGACCGGTGAACTCGGTGTGCGTCGGGTTGATCCCGGTGTCGATGATGTAGGCGTGAACGCCGGCACCCGCGTTGGGATACGTGTAGCTGTTGTTGAGCGGGAGGTTGCGCTGGTCTACGCGGTCCTGTCCCCACGAACCGACCGGGGACTGCGTGCCGGTGGCGTGGATGAGGCCGTCCTGCTCGACGTAGAGGACGTCGGGGCGACGGCGCAGCTCGGTGACGGCGGTCGGCGAGAGGCGAGCGGCGAAGCCGTTCATGGCGCGATCCCAACGCGCGGTGACCACGCCGCCGCGGGCGTTGGCCTCGGCGACGGCATCGCCCTGCGCCGCAAGGTCACCCGGCGTGCGCAGCACGACGAGGTATTCGTTCGGGATCACCTGCGTGGTGAGGTCCCCCTGCGGGACGAGTAACGGGGCCAGCCGAGCCGCGCCCGATGGGGCGCTGGGGTCGGCACAGGCGGTGACCACGAGTCCGG includes:
- a CDS encoding S8 family serine peptidase encodes the protein MKRTLGLVAAAGLVVTACADPSAPSGAARLAPLLVPQGDLTTQVIPNEYLVVLRTPGDLAAQGDAVAEANARGGVVTARWDRAMNGFAARLSPTAVTELRRRPDVLYVEQDGLIHATGTQSPVGSWGQDRVDQRNLPLNNSYTYPNAGAGVHAYIIDTGINPTHTEFTGRIGNGADFTGSGTTNDGNGHGTHVAGTIGGTTYGLAKSVTLHPVRVLNSSGSGSWSWYVSAINWVIANKKLPAVANASLGGSINTSADNATDALAAAGVTFAIAAGNDNSDACTASPARRGVTNGVISTMASSNTDARASFSNYGTCGDIFAPGVSIKSAWIGSTTATSTISGTSMASPHVAGAAALYLGNNPALTPAQVEAAMKADATTGKITNPGTGSANRLLYVGNIGGGSPPPPPPTNQAPVANFVKSSCKIQSGAYWQCTFNGTSSTDDVGVVSYAWVAHVGEKPKTGAIKTLWMGLAGTYNVTLTVTDAGGLTNSITKTIVVP